One genomic window of Aliiroseovarius sp. M344 includes the following:
- a CDS encoding carbohydrate ABC transporter permease, whose amino-acid sequence MFPTPIEKRSRGAQVTYQALVPIVLIMWLLPLIAVAMFSIRPLTDFTNGNYWGMPSSFEFFTNYGKVFLESDMPRYMWNSVLITVPTVIGAVALSCMTGFALGIYRFRGNLLIFFMFIAGNFVPFQILMVPVRDLTVSAGLYDTKLGLVLFHIAFQTGFCTLFMRNFIRALPFELIEAARVEGIAEWKIFWYVVLPLMKPAIAALAVLIFTFIWNDYFWAIVLTQGPDAQPVTAGITSFNSQFVAQYHLMSAGSIVAALPPVMMFFAMQRHFIAGLTLGAVK is encoded by the coding sequence ATGTTCCCAACCCCCATCGAAAAACGCTCGCGCGGTGCGCAGGTCACCTATCAGGCGCTGGTCCCGATTGTTCTGATCATGTGGCTTCTACCGCTGATCGCCGTTGCAATGTTCTCGATCCGCCCGCTGACGGATTTCACCAACGGCAATTACTGGGGCATGCCCTCGTCGTTCGAATTCTTCACCAACTACGGCAAGGTGTTTCTGGAATCTGATATGCCACGCTATATGTGGAACTCGGTCCTCATAACTGTCCCGACGGTGATCGGCGCTGTGGCCTTGTCTTGCATGACAGGCTTTGCGCTTGGCATCTATCGCTTCCGCGGCAATCTGCTGATCTTCTTCATGTTTATCGCGGGCAACTTCGTGCCGTTCCAGATCCTGATGGTCCCGGTGCGGGATCTGACAGTGTCTGCCGGTCTTTACGACACCAAGCTGGGATTGGTTCTGTTTCACATCGCGTTTCAAACCGGGTTTTGCACGCTGTTTATGCGCAACTTCATCCGCGCCCTGCCCTTTGAATTGATCGAGGCGGCCCGTGTCGAGGGCATCGCCGAATGGAAGATCTTCTGGTATGTGGTGTTGCCTTTGATGAAGCCCGCGATTGCGGCCTTGGCCGTCTTGATCTTTACCTTCATCTGGAACGATTATTTCTGGGCGATCGTTTTGACGCAAGGCCCTGACGCACAGCCGGTCACAGCGGGCATTACGTCCTTCAACTCTCAATTCGTGGCACAGTATCACTTGATGAGCGCGGGCAGTATCGTCGCCGCCTTGCCGCCGGTCATGATGTTCTTTGCAATGCAACGCCACTTTATCGCAGGTCTAACTCTCGGAGCTGTTAAATGA
- a CDS encoding alpha-glucosidase/alpha-galactosidase: MTKLTFIGAGSTIFMKNIVGDMLHFEALKDATIALMDIDTTRLAESELVAKKMIATMGTGAKVETYTDQRRALEGADFVVTAFQIGGYDPCTITDFELPKQYGLRQTIADTLGVGGIMRGLRTVPHLWSVARDMEAVCPDALLMQYVNPMAINTWALAERFPHIKQVGLCHSVQNTVQELAHDLDMAQSDIRYKVAGVNHVAFFLRLEDAQGNSLYPALRNGYRSGALPKPPLLMPRCGNKVRYEVMEHLGYFCTESSEHLAEYVPWFIKEGRDDLIAEFGIPLDEYPKRCVEQQADWKDQAVALKTAAAIDVPKSHEFAAEMMNAMVTGQPYTAYGNLPNTGQIPQLPLGAAVETPCLVDMNGVQPSVVTDIPPQLVALMRSQINVQELTVRALLNEEPEHLYHAAMMDPHTAAELDLRQIRSLVSDLLAAHGDWIPEWARNRKAA, translated from the coding sequence ATGACCAAGCTCACCTTTATTGGTGCTGGGTCGACGATTTTCATGAAGAATATCGTCGGCGACATGCTGCATTTTGAGGCGCTGAAAGACGCCACGATTGCACTGATGGACATCGACACCACTCGTCTGGCGGAAAGCGAATTGGTGGCGAAAAAGATGATCGCCACGATGGGCACAGGTGCCAAGGTCGAAACCTATACCGATCAGCGCCGCGCGCTCGAAGGCGCGGATTTCGTCGTCACCGCCTTTCAGATCGGCGGCTATGATCCCTGCACAATCACCGATTTCGAGCTGCCCAAACAATACGGGTTGCGCCAGACCATTGCCGACACTCTGGGCGTTGGCGGCATCATGCGGGGCCTGCGCACGGTGCCGCATCTGTGGTCTGTCGCGCGCGATATGGAGGCCGTCTGCCCCGACGCGCTGCTCATGCAATATGTGAACCCAATGGCGATCAACACATGGGCGCTGGCCGAACGGTTCCCGCATATCAAACAGGTTGGTCTGTGCCACTCGGTGCAGAACACCGTACAGGAACTTGCGCATGATCTAGACATGGCTCAAAGCGACATCCGCTATAAGGTCGCAGGTGTGAACCACGTGGCCTTCTTCCTGCGACTGGAGGACGCGCAGGGTAACAGCCTCTACCCGGCTCTGCGTAATGGTTATCGCTCGGGCGCGCTCCCCAAACCGCCCCTCCTCATGCCCCGCTGCGGCAACAAGGTGCGGTACGAGGTGATGGAACATCTGGGCTATTTTTGCACCGAAAGCTCCGAGCATCTGGCGGAATATGTGCCGTGGTTCATCAAGGAGGGTCGCGATGACCTGATCGCAGAATTTGGTATCCCGCTGGATGAGTATCCAAAACGCTGTGTCGAACAGCAGGCAGACTGGAAGGACCAGGCGGTGGCGCTCAAGACAGCGGCGGCGATCGACGTGCCCAAGAGCCACGAATTTGCGGCCGAGATGATGAACGCGATGGTGACAGGCCAACCCTACACCGCTTACGGCAACCTGCCGAACACTGGTCAGATCCCGCAACTGCCCCTTGGCGCTGCTGTGGAAACGCCCTGCTTGGTGGACATGAACGGTGTGCAGCCCAGCGTGGTTACAGATATTCCTCCCCAGCTTGTCGCGCTGATGCGTAGCCAGATCAATGTGCAGGAGCTGACGGTGCGCGCCCTTCTGAACGAAGAACCTGAGCACCTTTATCACGCCGCTATGATGGACCCACACACAGCCGCAGAACTTGACCTGCGCCAGATCCGGTCGCTTGTCAGCGACCTTCTGGCAGCCCATGGTGATTGGATCCCCGAATGGGCGCGGAATAGGAAAGCAGCATGA
- a CDS encoding IlvD/Edd family dehydratase: protein MTKERRNRGWYGMLDKDGFIRRSWMKNQGFPDHAFDGRPVIGICNTWSELTPCNSGLRELAEGVKRGVWEAGGFPVEFPVMSLGETQMKPTAMLFRNLLAMDVEESIRAYGMDGVVLLGGCDKTTPGQLMGAASVDLPSIVLSAGPMLNGKWKGRDLGSGTDVRKFAMDVKAGDMSLKDFMATESGMSRSKGVCMTMGTASTMSSLSEAMGLSLPMNGSLPAVDARRMALAHMTGKRIVEMVEEDLKLSEVLTKESFENAILTNAALGGSTNAVVHLLALAGRVGIGLSMDDFEIGGEIPLLVNCMPSGKYLMEDFCYAGGVPVVLKEIAHKLRAANTVMGKDIAHYYDDAECYNRDVIYAYDEPRKPAAGLRVLRGNLAPNGAIVKPSAASNHLLEHEGAAHVFESIEELKANIDRDDLPVDENTILVLKNCGPKGYPGMPEVGDMPVPAKLVKKGVRDIVRVSDARMSGTAFGTVVLHVAPEATAGGPLALVKTGDRIKLSASTGVLELLVDVAELDKRRAAWTPPDPHYSRGYAKLYVDHVLQADKGADLDFLVGKDTRPVTRESH, encoded by the coding sequence ATGACCAAGGAAAGACGCAACCGGGGCTGGTATGGGATGCTCGACAAGGACGGGTTTATCCGCAGGTCATGGATGAAGAACCAAGGCTTTCCGGATCATGCCTTTGATGGACGCCCGGTGATCGGCATTTGCAACACATGGTCCGAGTTGACGCCCTGCAATTCAGGCCTGCGAGAACTGGCTGAAGGCGTGAAGCGCGGCGTGTGGGAAGCTGGCGGCTTCCCTGTCGAATTTCCTGTCATGTCACTGGGCGAGACCCAGATGAAGCCCACCGCCATGCTGTTTCGCAACCTGCTGGCGATGGATGTCGAAGAAAGCATTCGCGCCTATGGCATGGACGGCGTTGTGCTGCTGGGCGGCTGCGATAAGACGACGCCGGGGCAGTTGATGGGTGCGGCTTCGGTCGATCTACCGTCAATCGTCTTGTCCGCAGGTCCGATGCTGAACGGCAAGTGGAAAGGCCGCGACTTGGGCTCTGGCACCGATGTTCGCAAGTTCGCAATGGACGTAAAAGCGGGCGACATGAGCCTGAAAGATTTCATGGCGACCGAGTCCGGAATGTCGCGGTCCAAAGGCGTGTGCATGACGATGGGCACCGCCTCGACCATGTCTTCGCTGTCCGAGGCGATGGGTCTTTCCCTTCCGATGAACGGCTCGTTGCCCGCCGTCGATGCCCGCCGCATGGCCTTGGCGCACATGACCGGGAAACGGATCGTCGAAATGGTCGAAGAGGATCTGAAGCTATCGGAGGTGTTGACCAAGGAAAGCTTTGAAAACGCCATCCTGACCAACGCGGCGCTGGGCGGGTCAACCAACGCCGTCGTGCACCTTTTGGCGCTGGCCGGTCGCGTCGGTATTGGTTTGTCCATGGATGATTTCGAGATCGGTGGAGAAATCCCGCTGCTGGTGAACTGCATGCCGTCGGGAAAATACCTGATGGAAGATTTTTGTTACGCCGGTGGCGTTCCGGTGGTGCTGAAGGAAATCGCGCACAAGCTGCGCGCGGCCAACACGGTCATGGGCAAAGACATCGCGCATTACTATGACGACGCCGAGTGCTATAACCGCGACGTGATTTATGCCTATGACGAACCACGCAAACCCGCCGCTGGCCTGCGTGTCCTGCGCGGTAATCTTGCGCCGAACGGCGCCATCGTGAAACCCTCGGCGGCCTCAAATCATCTGCTGGAACATGAAGGCGCGGCACATGTTTTTGAAAGCATCGAAGAGCTGAAAGCCAATATTGACCGAGATGATTTGCCGGTAGATGAGAACACTATTCTGGTGCTGAAAAACTGCGGACCAAAAGGATATCCTGGTATGCCCGAGGTGGGCGACATGCCCGTGCCCGCCAAGCTTGTGAAGAAAGGCGTGCGTGACATCGTGCGCGTGTCGGATGCCCGCATGTCCGGCACGGCCTTCGGCACAGTCGTTCTGCACGTCGCACCCGAAGCCACCGCAGGCGGCCCCTTGGCGCTGGTGAAAACGGGGGACCGCATCAAGCTGTCCGCCTCGACCGGGGTTCTGGAACTGCTGGTTGATGTCGCTGAGTTGGACAAGCGGCGGGCGGCATGGACCCCCCCCGACCCCCATTACTCGCGCGGCTATGCCAAACTTTATGTCGATCACGTCCTGCAAGCCGACAAAGGCGCGGATCTTGATTTCCTTGTGGGCAAGGATACCCGCCCCGTGACCCGAGAGAGCCATTGA
- a CDS encoding SDR family NAD(P)-dependent oxidoreductase, whose amino-acid sequence MSNATFHDLADASVFITGGGSGIGAALTEGFLRQGAKVAFVGRSDASEFVAKMEAETGHRPHFIQCDITDIAALKAAIADSAKINGPITTLVNNAANDQRHSTEEVTEEFWDWAQAINLKAYFFACQAVMDGMRTAGGGSIINFTSISYMMGNTGYPAYTTANSGINGMTRSLAREFGPDKIRVNALAPGWVLTQKQLDMWAEPDALTAHLERQCLKEHLVPEDIVSSTLFLASTSSRMITGQALVVDGGVVVTG is encoded by the coding sequence ATGAGCAACGCAACCTTCCATGACCTTGCCGACGCGTCGGTCTTTATCACCGGCGGCGGTTCGGGCATCGGTGCTGCGCTGACCGAGGGATTCCTGCGCCAGGGTGCTAAGGTCGCTTTCGTGGGGCGCTCGGATGCGTCCGAGTTTGTCGCCAAAATGGAGGCCGAGACAGGTCACCGCCCGCACTTCATCCAATGCGACATCACCGATATCGCCGCGCTGAAAGCAGCGATCGCAGACAGTGCCAAGATCAACGGCCCGATCACAACGCTGGTTAACAATGCCGCCAACGACCAACGCCACAGCACCGAAGAGGTGACAGAGGAATTCTGGGACTGGGCGCAGGCCATCAATCTGAAAGCCTATTTCTTTGCCTGTCAGGCGGTGATGGACGGCATGCGGACGGCGGGTGGCGGGTCGATCATCAATTTCACGTCGATCAGCTACATGATGGGCAACACTGGTTACCCGGCCTATACGACGGCAAACAGCGGGATCAATGGAATGACCCGGTCGCTGGCACGTGAGTTCGGCCCCGACAAAATCCGCGTGAATGCGCTCGCGCCGGGCTGGGTGTTGACGCAGAAGCAACTGGACATGTGGGCTGAACCCGATGCGCTAACGGCTCATCTGGAACGTCAGTGTCTGAAAGAACATTTGGTCCCCGAGGACATCGTCTCGTCAACGCTCTTCCTCGCCTCAACCTCTAGCCGGATGATCACTGGGCAAGCTTTGGTCGTGGATGGCGGTGTCGTGGTGACAGGATGA
- a CDS encoding 2-dehydro-3-deoxygalactonokinase — translation MMDLGAKPDWIAVDWGTTHLRVWLMSAAGKVLERRESDKGMGGLARDAFEPTLHALLQDKLTDTPLPVLVCGMAGSRQGWAEAPYVAVPCAPPGVADATHLSVPAMEVFILPGVKQSSPADVMRGEETQIAGFLSGEPDYDGVLCLPGTHNKWVHISAGEIVSFRTFMTGELFDLISTRSVLRHSVNTDGWDQSAFDAALADTMSRPADLAAKLFSLRAEGLLENLSAEAARTRLSALLIGAELAAAKPYWLGQQVVILGEDTVARAYETALAAQGAAVRVVEAENATLAGLVAAYNSLKKALA, via the coding sequence ATGATGGATTTGGGTGCGAAGCCAGACTGGATTGCAGTCGATTGGGGCACAACACATCTGCGGGTGTGGTTGATGTCGGCTGCAGGCAAGGTGCTCGAACGCCGCGAGAGTGACAAGGGCATGGGCGGTCTTGCCCGTGATGCTTTTGAACCAACGTTACACGCGCTGCTGCAGGACAAACTGACCGACACGCCGTTGCCCGTCTTGGTCTGCGGTATGGCCGGGTCACGTCAGGGTTGGGCGGAAGCCCCTTATGTTGCCGTGCCCTGTGCGCCGCCGGGGGTGGCGGACGCAACGCATCTTTCAGTTCCTGCCATGGAAGTTTTTATCCTTCCGGGCGTTAAGCAATCCAGCCCCGCTGACGTCATGCGCGGCGAAGAAACCCAGATCGCCGGCTTTCTGTCTGGTGAACCTGACTATGACGGCGTCCTGTGCCTGCCCGGCACACATAACAAATGGGTCCATATCAGTGCGGGTGAGATCGTCAGTTTCCGCACGTTCATGACAGGTGAATTATTCGATCTGATCAGCACGCGGTCGGTGCTGCGCCACTCGGTCAATACGGACGGGTGGGACCAAAGCGCCTTTGATGCTGCCCTTGCCGACACCATGTCGCGCCCGGCCGATCTTGCCGCAAAACTGTTTTCGCTGCGCGCCGAAGGCCTGCTTGAAAACCTTTCAGCCGAGGCCGCCCGAACACGGCTTTCTGCCCTTTTAATCGGCGCAGAACTTGCCGCCGCCAAACCCTACTGGTTGGGTCAGCAGGTGGTCATTCTAGGCGAAGATACCGTGGCGCGGGCTTATGAAACCGCGCTGGCTGCGCAGGGCGCGGCGGTGCGGGTGGTGGAAGCCGAGAACGCAACTTTGGCTGGCTTGGTAGCAGCCTATAACAGCTTGAAGAAAGCACTGGCATGA
- a CDS encoding 2-dehydro-3-deoxy-6-phosphogalactonate aldolase, with the protein MTREIIAILRGIQPDEALPIADALINAGITKIEVPLNSPDPFDSIERMVKHAGDRAEIGAGTVLDVTSVKRLASIGADMVVSPDANPEVIAATKSHGMSSYPGVLTPTEAFSALRAGADGLKFFPAFKLGLDGFKAIRTVLPEGTKCYAVGGVGPADFADWQSAGIAGFGMGSNIYKPGSSADNITDLAAEIVMAYDAVFL; encoded by the coding sequence ATGACGCGCGAAATCATCGCCATTCTACGTGGCATCCAACCCGACGAAGCCCTACCGATCGCTGATGCTTTGATCAACGCCGGCATCACCAAAATCGAGGTACCCCTAAACTCACCTGACCCCTTTGACAGCATCGAACGCATGGTCAAACACGCCGGCGACCGGGCCGAGATTGGCGCGGGAACGGTGCTGGATGTAACATCGGTCAAACGGTTGGCGTCGATCGGAGCGGATATGGTGGTGTCGCCCGACGCCAATCCCGAGGTGATCGCCGCCACCAAGTCACACGGCATGTCTTCATACCCGGGCGTTCTGACCCCGACCGAAGCATTCTCTGCGCTGCGCGCCGGTGCTGATGGTCTGAAATTTTTCCCGGCGTTCAAGCTTGGCCTTGATGGCTTCAAAGCCATTCGCACAGTTTTGCCCGAGGGCACAAAATGCTATGCGGTCGGCGGTGTTGGTCCGGCTGATTTTGCTGATTGGCAGTCGGCTGGAATCGCCGGATTTGGTATGGGATCGAATATCTATAAGCCGGGCAGTTCGGCTGACAACATCACCGATCTGGCCGCCGAGATCGTCATGGCCTATGACGCTGTTTTCTTATGA
- a CDS encoding SMP-30/gluconolactonase/LRE family protein, which yields MTTRIFSDTVCTLGEGAFWHPTRGQFFWFDILGKRLLTRVDDEEQLWTFDECVSAAGWVDHDTLIMASASALWQFDIETGTRKKLVDLEADNPVTRSNDGRADPNGGFWIGTMGYNAEPGAGAIYRFYRGELRKLFDKITISNAICFSPDGSTAYFTDTKDGRVLQQTLDAEGWPKGAPKLFLDLRGKSFGADGAVVDQDGNFWNAQWGAARVAGYYPDGQLIRTHSVPTLQASCPCFGGSDLSTLFVTTAADGLTGDAMAGKTFAIDTTVTGQPEHRVLL from the coding sequence ATGACCACGCGGATCTTTTCCGACACGGTCTGCACGCTCGGTGAAGGTGCGTTCTGGCATCCCACCCGCGGTCAGTTCTTTTGGTTCGACATCCTTGGGAAACGTCTTCTCACGCGGGTTGATGACGAAGAACAGCTCTGGACGTTTGACGAATGTGTTTCGGCGGCGGGCTGGGTCGATCATGACACCCTGATCATGGCCAGTGCCTCGGCGCTTTGGCAATTCGACATCGAAACTGGAACGCGCAAGAAATTGGTGGACCTCGAGGCTGACAATCCAGTCACCCGTTCAAACGACGGGCGGGCAGACCCCAATGGGGGGTTCTGGATCGGCACAATGGGATACAATGCTGAACCTGGCGCAGGCGCGATCTACCGCTTCTATCGCGGCGAACTTCGGAAGCTTTTCGACAAGATCACCATTTCAAACGCGATATGCTTCAGTCCCGACGGAAGCACTGCCTACTTTACCGACACCAAAGACGGCCGGGTACTGCAACAAACGCTGGACGCTGAAGGGTGGCCCAAAGGCGCACCCAAATTGTTCCTGGATTTGCGCGGTAAAAGTTTTGGCGCGGACGGTGCGGTTGTTGATCAGGATGGCAATTTCTGGAACGCCCAATGGGGGGCCGCGCGGGTGGCCGGTTATTATCCAGACGGCCAATTGATCAGAACCCATTCTGTGCCGACGCTCCAAGCCTCGTGCCCTTGCTTTGGCGGCTCGGACCTGAGCACTCTTTTCGTGACCACGGCAGCAGATGGGCTGACCGGGGACGCCATGGCAGGTAAAACCTTCGCCATCGACACAACCGTAACTGGCCAACCCGAGCACAGGGTGCTTCTCTGA
- a CDS encoding beta-galactosidase encodes MKRTLGTCYYPEHWPEEMWEDDARRMAEAGLTWVRIGEFSWSKLEPTPGDLHWDWLDRAIDVLGNAGLQVVLGTPTATPPRWMIDRHPDMLAVDAEGRPRKFGSRRHYCFSHAGYREESRRITRLMADRYGRNKFVGAWQTDNEYGCHDTTLSYSDAARAGFRDWLAQRYQSVDALNRAWGNVFWSMEYGKFDDVDLPNLTVTEPNPAHAQDFRRYSSDMVVLFNRVQVDEIRAHSDAPVSHNYMGRITDFDHFAVGADLDIATWDSYPLGFLEDRVGADDAHQRAYARQGDPDFQAFHHDLYRAVGRDRWWVMEQQPGPVNWAPYNPAPLPGMVRLWTWEAFAHGAEAVCYFRWRQAPFAQEQMHAGMLRPDGKDAHAMHEAREVHRELAHAPEVAPTQAPVALVFDYAADWAWATQPHGAGLSYFGLVFDHYKALRRAGLSVDIVPASRTDFAGYKLVLAPGLMHLPNGLRSALAQAKGHVLYGPRTGARDKNFAIPSPLPPAIDGLEVTVARVESLRPDMPVDLKGGGAATGYLEELETDAPALLATKEGAAILVGDPAQSYCAAWLDADGLDRLVGALAGLSNLEVRQMPEGVRTRRTATEEFWFNHTVHPVETPAGKLPPAGVLRRTL; translated from the coding sequence ATGAAACGTACACTTGGCACCTGCTATTACCCGGAACACTGGCCAGAAGAGATGTGGGAAGACGACGCCCGACGCATGGCCGAGGCAGGTCTGACATGGGTGCGGATTGGCGAGTTTTCTTGGTCGAAGCTGGAACCAACGCCCGGTGATCTGCACTGGGACTGGCTGGACCGCGCCATCGACGTGCTTGGCAATGCCGGGCTTCAGGTGGTTCTTGGCACGCCAACCGCGACGCCTCCGCGCTGGATGATCGACCGCCATCCCGACATGTTGGCCGTCGATGCGGAAGGGCGCCCGCGAAAATTCGGGTCGCGTCGTCACTATTGCTTCAGCCATGCGGGGTATCGTGAAGAAAGCCGCCGCATCACCCGGTTGATGGCCGATCGGTATGGCAGAAATAAATTTGTCGGCGCGTGGCAGACCGACAATGAATATGGCTGTCATGATACGACCCTGTCGTACTCCGACGCGGCGCGGGCTGGTTTTCGCGATTGGCTTGCCCAGCGCTATCAATCGGTGGATGCGCTGAACCGGGCTTGGGGGAATGTTTTCTGGTCAATGGAATACGGCAAATTTGATGACGTTGATCTGCCCAACCTGACCGTCACCGAGCCCAACCCCGCCCATGCGCAAGACTTCCGCCGCTACAGTTCGGACATGGTGGTTTTGTTCAATCGGGTACAGGTCGATGAAATCAGGGCGCACTCAGATGCGCCGGTCTCCCACAACTACATGGGGCGGATCACGGATTTCGACCATTTCGCTGTTGGTGCGGATTTGGATATCGCCACATGGGACAGCTATCCGCTGGGGTTCTTGGAAGATCGCGTGGGTGCGGATGACGCCCACCAACGCGCCTATGCCCGCCAGGGAGATCCTGATTTTCAGGCGTTTCATCACGACCTATACCGTGCTGTCGGGCGTGACCGCTGGTGGGTGATGGAACAGCAACCGGGACCGGTAAACTGGGCGCCCTACAACCCCGCGCCCTTGCCCGGTATGGTCCGTCTTTGGACGTGGGAGGCTTTCGCCCATGGCGCCGAAGCCGTGTGCTATTTCCGCTGGCGGCAAGCGCCGTTTGCACAAGAACAGATGCACGCGGGCATGTTGCGGCCAGATGGCAAAGACGCCCACGCCATGCACGAAGCGCGCGAAGTCCATCGCGAACTCGCGCACGCGCCCGAAGTTGCGCCAACACAAGCCCCTGTTGCGCTGGTCTTCGACTACGCCGCCGACTGGGCATGGGCCACCCAACCCCATGGCGCGGGACTAAGCTATTTCGGGTTGGTCTTTGACCATTACAAGGCGCTCAGGCGTGCTGGCCTGTCAGTAGATATCGTGCCCGCGTCACGCACGGATTTCGCAGGCTACAAGCTCGTGCTCGCACCGGGATTGATGCACCTTCCCAACGGTCTTCGCAGCGCCTTGGCACAAGCTAAGGGGCATGTGCTTTATGGTCCCCGCACCGGTGCCCGAGACAAGAATTTCGCGATCCCTTCGCCGCTGCCTCCGGCCATTGACGGGTTGGAGGTCACGGTCGCACGCGTTGAAAGCTTGCGACCGGACATGCCCGTCGACCTGAAGGGCGGCGGCGCAGCAACGGGGTATCTGGAAGAGCTGGAAACAGATGCGCCGGCCTTGCTGGCCACAAAAGAGGGGGCCGCCATTTTGGTGGGGGATCCTGCCCAAAGTTATTGCGCCGCGTGGCTTGATGCGGACGGGCTGGACCGACTTGTCGGCGCATTGGCAGGACTGAGCAACCTTGAAGTGCGGCAGATGCCCGAAGGTGTGCGCACCCGACGCACCGCGACCGAAGAATTCTGGTTCAATCACACAGTACACCCGGTCGAAACACCTGCAGGCAAATTGCCCCCGGCTGGTGTCCTACGGCGCACCTTGTGA
- a CDS encoding aldose epimerase family protein, which translates to MSCRKVATLPDGSPLYAITLRSDQLTATVLSFGAALQDLRLEGHASPLILGYQNPLDYLKNPSYLGVIVGRVANRISGGKISVNGTVHELDQNENGTTTLHGGRDGSSHRNWALLDHGPTHVTLGDVLPDGHMGFPGRLELTSTYRLEDAALIVELTGKTDAPTVCNPAPHIYFNLDGGSDLKHHRMRVAASRVVPVKNGLPTGPPVPAANLNLDLRTEQAIPQKLDHHFCLSEQVRSLGFAAELLAPGCRMEIFTSEPGLQVYDGSHLNIRNFGLEGRRYSPRAGVALEPHRWIDAPNQSWSQQVALDRDAVFQAKTHFKFCPA; encoded by the coding sequence GTGAGCTGCCGCAAGGTGGCGACGCTGCCTGACGGAAGCCCACTGTATGCGATCACGTTGCGCTCGGACCAATTGACAGCCACGGTCCTGAGCTTTGGCGCTGCCCTTCAGGACCTACGCCTTGAGGGTCATGCCAGCCCGCTGATACTGGGCTATCAAAACCCGCTCGATTACCTAAAGAACCCATCCTATCTCGGCGTGATAGTTGGTCGTGTTGCCAATCGGATTTCTGGTGGGAAAATCTCGGTGAATGGCACTGTTCACGAGCTTGATCAGAACGAAAACGGCACAACAACACTGCATGGCGGGCGGGACGGGAGCAGCCACCGAAACTGGGCCTTACTCGACCACGGCCCCACCCATGTGACGCTTGGTGATGTGCTGCCTGACGGACATATGGGGTTTCCGGGACGACTTGAACTGACCTCGACATACCGGCTGGAAGACGCGGCGCTTATCGTCGAACTGACGGGCAAAACAGACGCCCCGACAGTCTGCAACCCTGCGCCACATATCTATTTCAACCTCGACGGCGGCTCCGACCTCAAACATCACAGGATGCGTGTCGCAGCTTCTCGGGTTGTCCCAGTAAAGAATGGCCTGCCCACCGGTCCACCTGTACCAGCGGCGAATCTAAATCTCGATCTGAGAACAGAGCAGGCCATCCCACAAAAGCTAGATCACCATTTCTGTCTGTCAGAACAGGTCAGATCGCTGGGTTTTGCGGCCGAACTTTTGGCTCCGGGTTGTAGAATGGAAATCTTCACATCCGAGCCCGGCCTGCAAGTTTACGACGGATCCCATTTGAACATTCGCAACTTTGGATTGGAGGGTCGCAGATATAGCCCGCGCGCTGGCGTGGCACTTGAACCCCACCGATGGATAGATGCGCCAAATCAGAGCTGGTCACAGCAGGTTGCGCTGGATCGCGACGCTGTGTTTCAAGCGAAGACACATTTCAAGTTCTGTCCAGCATAG
- a CDS encoding CBS domain-containing protein, with the protein MSEHRVASIMCRDIPTLAPDTPIRRAIAILLDAEASVAPVIGEDGELVGVLTQKDCFRPALHASYHQEWTGQVADQMSREVVSVDVSDDVIRIAEMFLAHPHRAFPVMEGAKVVGLVRRSDVLSLLLRVG; encoded by the coding sequence ATGAGCGAGCACCGGGTTGCATCTATCATGTGTCGCGACATCCCGACCCTTGCGCCTGACACACCCATCCGCCGCGCGATCGCAATTCTTCTCGACGCGGAGGCTTCGGTTGCTCCTGTTATTGGCGAAGACGGCGAGCTGGTGGGAGTATTGACTCAGAAGGACTGCTTTCGCCCTGCCTTGCACGCAAGTTACCATCAGGAATGGACGGGACAGGTGGCCGACCAGATGTCACGCGAAGTCGTCAGCGTAGATGTCAGCGATGACGTGATCCGCATCGCTGAGATGTTTTTGGCCCACCCACACCGCGCCTTTCCGGTCATGGAAGGGGCCAAGGTTGTCGGGCTGGTGCGCCGGTCCGATGTTCTCTCGCTTTTGCTGCGCGTCGGGTGA